A genomic region of Populus nigra chromosome 11, ddPopNigr1.1, whole genome shotgun sequence contains the following coding sequences:
- the LOC133668273 gene encoding two-component response regulator ARR17-like: protein MDGGGGSRENVMVGGAYTEEPHVLAVDDSLVDRKLVERLLKNSSCKVTTAENGLRALEYLGLGDEKRTSLEDNVSKVNLIITDYCMPGMTGYELLKKIKESSMLKKIPVVIMSSENIPTRINKCLEEGAQMFMLKPLKQSDVVKLRCNLMNCRS, encoded by the exons ATGGATGGTGGTGGTGGGTCAAGGGAGAATGTGATGGTGGGGGGAGCATATACAGAAGAACCCCATGTTTTAGCTGTTGATGACAGTCTCGTTGATCGAAAACTGGTGGAAAGACTGCTCAAGAACTCTTCCTGCAAGG TGACTACTGCGGAGAATGGGCTGAGGGCGTTGGAGTATTTGGGCCTGGGAGATGAGAAAAGGACTTCCTTGGAGGATAAT GTCTCAAAGGTGAATTTGATAATTACAGATTATTGCATGCCAGGAATGACAGGGTATGAGCTACTCAAGAAAATAAAG GAATCGTCAATGCTGAAGAAGATTCCTGTTGTGATTATGTCTTCTGAGAATATCCCAACCCGTATTAACAA GTGCTTAGAGGAAGGAGCACAGATGTTCATGCTAAAGCCCCTCAAACAATCAGATGTGGTGAAATTGAGATGTAATTTGATGAACTGCAGAAGTTAA